The Ziziphus jujuba cultivar Dongzao chromosome 5, ASM3175591v1 genome segment taaaattttaaaggggATTCATtagaaaagaattttaaatagatattatctattaacaaaaaatataccaaataagtATTAACACtttctaaatattttaccaTATAAGTTTCAATGGATAAAATCATTGAAGATATTCTGAccatatgaaaaacaaaaatgtaatgtattttattttacttgttaatccttaaaaaaaataataataaagtttttaatattaaaatcctaaaatgaaaaaatgaaccATAGATgatatgtatttaaatttttaataagatggatcttatttttaaatatacacATTAACATATCTCTCATTGTAAGATGGTTCCATAAAGATATTTtcgtctgtatatatatatatctatataattaatGTTTGTTTGTAGTTTAAGTGAACCATAGATGGTATGtatctaaatttttaataagatggaccttatttttaatatacacaTCAACATATCTCTCATTATAAGATGGTTCCATAAGGATATTttcgtctatatatatatatataattaatatttgtttgtagttttatcatttttattttaggtaTACGCAAAAGCTAAACACTGTTGATAGGGTTAATTGGGCCATTGgcttggaaaaaaattttgCCATTGGGTCACTCTAGGTTTTGATGAAAATGGAGAACTTCCATTCTTGTATGTTTCTTTCACAGGGCGACTTCGACTTTTTAGCCTGATAAAGGGTATGTTGCAACCTATAATGATGTGTTAATTACTAATTTCTATTAGCGAGTTAAATTTTCCCATATAAAATCCTATAATGTTATCCTTgttaattcaaatataaagaGATGTTTCTGAAATTAAAATCTTGCCAACCATTTGCAGTTGATGTCCTCCCCCAAAGAAGACCTTCATGGCaagcttttcttttgtttttgtttttgttatttatccAATAATATTGAGAGTGAGAGATACAAACTTAGATCATTATTGGAGAAAAACAATAAGGCAAGCGTTTAAGGAGAGTCACTTTCAagcataaaataattagaaaacagCTCAAGTCTAAACCCCCCAGATCAACCTCTTGCGTGATTGCAAGTATTTAATTGGCATTGCTGCAATCAGCTTAATCCGTATTTGCCCTCAATAGtatccttttgtttttcttgttttggcAGATTTAACGATACTAGCTAGTTGCGCTAGCTACAGCTAGTTTGTCGaacttatattatttaatttttatcttacaCATTTAAGCATTTGTTGATCCAATAAATGATaggatattttttattatttaatcaggacaaaattaagtttagaaAAAAGGATCGAAAGAGATATTTAATCTCCcttgaattatttaaaattttgttttgtggATAAGCTTCATGGATCATTTTAGTACCCTTCGGGAGACATCATAATTCTTGCTTGCatctctgaaaaaaaaaaaaggctgaaaAAGGAATAGTATATTGAAGTAGTCCCTTTAgcgcaaaaaaaataaaaatagcagcAGTCCCTTTTCAATTGCTGGTTTTCTCTTTAAATATGGAAGTCTACAAAATATCATAATCCTTGCTGTTATTgtcatcctctttttttttttttcctttttttttttccctttttttggtaaatttgggTTAATTTATTTGTCTTACTTATGTCATTTTCTTACCATGTCACACCAGACCAAATTGTTGACAGTTTTAACACGTAATCTAGAGCTATCCTGAAATTTCTCCATTTGCACACTAACCAAATATCTTAATAATCAAGCATGTGAATTCTGCAAATTACACTTCTCTGATCAATCTTCTTAATcaatatatcaataattaaaaaaaaccatatgtatatatataatatatttaaaaagctaattaaattgaaaatgaaagacATTGTACAAAATCTCTTGCTCATTAATTTCTGAATGTTTTTCAAGtttgaatcaaaatttttgATCAAACAGCACTAAGAAAAGACGCAGAACTAGGAGGGTCTGGAATTTCAACAGTCCCTTCCAACATCAAAACCACATTCTTCATTGAAGGTCTAAGTGAAGGATCTTCTTGTATACACCAAAGCCCCACCTTTATCATCTTCTCCAATCTCTCTTTCTCAACACACTCTTCATCTTCACCATGTTTCACAAGCTTATCAACTTCACCAATTGCAAAGCAATCCCAAACCCAATTCGTGAGGATTTCTTCAGCTTCAGGAACTCCCAGATCCACACTCCTCCTACAGCAAATGATCTCCAGCAATACGATTCCAAAACTGTAGACATCCGCTTTCACTGTTATCGCCATGTTCTTATGCCATTCAGGAGCTACATACCCTCTTGTTCCTCTAAAACCAGTGTATGTTCTAGTTTGGTTCGGCATCAATAACTTGGACAATCCGAAATCCGCAATCTTTGCTTGTTTCTGATCGTCCATGAGGATGTTTTCCGGTTTGATATCGCAATGGATTATCTGTGTTTCACATTCTTCGTGCAAGTAGAGTATTCCTCTGGCTATGTTTATGGAAATTTGGATTCTTTCTTCCCAATTTGGTCTTTTTTCTGATTCAAAAAGGAAATCCGCAAGTGAACCATTGATCATGAACTCGTAAACTAGCAGTCTGTGAGCTCCTTCATGGCAATAACCAAGCAATTTGACAAGATTCTTGTGATGGGTTTTTCCGATTATTTTCATTTCGTTTCTGAATTCTCTTTCTCCATCCGCCACGACTCTCTCGAGCCTTTTAACGGCGACGGTTTTCATATCACCGCCGAGGTTAGATGCTAAAACACCTTTGAAAACCGTCCCGTATGCTCCTTCGCCAACTTGGTCGCTGAATCCATTCGTGGCATTTTCCAATTCATGAAATGAATATGGTCGGAGACTGAAATCTTCAACCAATCCTAATTCACTTCCTTGATGCGAAACTTTCCTGTATTCCCAAACACGCaatctgaaaaagaaaatgccagctgctactaaaataaaaacagcGAAACACGAAATCGCAATGCTAGCGATGAAGATTCCAGATCGAACATCATCTTTTCTAGTAACTATACCTGAACTCCCATTTCCTATCTTGATAAAGGTTGTCCATGGAGGTCCTTTGCGTTTCCGAGGTCTTGCGAATCTCAAAGGAAGCTTTTGCTTACTGCATCTTAGGTTCTTAAACGACGCAGCTTCGCAGTTACAGTCTCTCAGACAATTCTCCACGCATACAGATTTGTTAATGGCAAAGAAAGTTGAATAAGGATCATCTTCTAACCTCATCTCATTCAACTCTGTAATGGAATATGCATGTTCTTCGTCCTCTGCTACACAATCTATGCTGAAGTTCCTCTTGCAGCCTAAATTCTTCCGATTTCCATCGACGAAATCGAAACCGGGAAGACATTGACAAGAAGGGCCCTCATATGTGGAAATACAATATGCATTTAAGCCGCACGAGCCCAGAGGAACACACTTGTCACTGGTCGAAGACCACTCGACGGACCAGTTCTGGTTCTGAACTAAACCATGAGAGTACAATCTTAGTATACCATCTACATCAACTGTCAAACGGTATACAAGATTGTCAGCAAAAGTTCCACTAACATTGGTCCTATAACCGGTCGAATTAACAAGGTAAATTTGCCCATTTCGATCGAGATTCAGAGTCACATTGTCTCCAAAGGTGAATGTTCCAGATGCCCAATAAGCATACTGGGGTTGAGTTGGAGTGTCTACAGGGTATTGAACAAGATTCCCATCCCTCTGCATCCTCAGTCGAAATCTTCCACTTGCAGGATTCGTCTCCGACTCGCCGGAGACGAGCTCTTTCGTAGGAAACAGAGGTTGCTTGTACAAAAGGGTATCTGTTGGAACATCGAAACTCTGCCATACTATCGTCGAATTCTTATCGTAGAGGACGAAGTTTCCAGTGTCGAGCATGGAAGCAGAGGAAGCAGGAACAGAGGAATTAGAAATGGGTGTGTGTGAACCTTTTTCATCTTTCAAAATGAGTTTTCCATCATGGCTAAGAAGCAAAACAGAGTCATGGGGAAGGGGTGGAGTGTCTCTGTTTGCTGTCCAAACAACAGTTTTCTGGTCGATTCTCTCGAACCAGATTCCAATATAGAAACCATTTCCTTGCCTGTAGAATCCGAAAGCAAACTGGCCAGAGTTTGAAACCCAGTAGGAGTTGTTGTTTGGTGAAAGAGAAGAGCCTAATTGAATCGTGGAAGTTCTATGTAGTTGGGAGGCAGTTTTAGTGAATGATTGCATAACCAgaagaacaaacaaaatttctgtGGCCATGTTCTTAATTCCGAAAGAGCAATGGTTCATTTTTTGGGTAACCAAACCATCGACAAGACATGTGTGCAAATCGGTCAATGAATTATGAGTTCAAAATTTTTGATTGAGTCTTACGTTTCAAGTAGAAATGTCAAAGATCTAGTTTGCTTTGTTGAATGAAACTAAAAAGGGTTTACCGTTTAATTTCTAGATAGACTTTGATTCTTAGCAAAATGGCATGTGAGCCTTGCTCAATGATTGCATTATACAATTAATTGCAATATTTATTTCCATAAGCTTTTTGACTTCATTTTGTGGGCTGCTAACTaccttttaatattttcttcaaataaataaataataaatagctACCTTTGAATATTTACTTTAACTAgttatttattcttttctaGTACTAgtcttaatttgttattttaatcaATGGTTCAAGActtctatctttttcttttttatttaggattgttatttcaatattattatgTCAATATATATGAAAGTTACAAAATTGAACTTTGTATAAGGTTAAGTTTTTGTAAtttctaaaaatacaaaaaatttataacgTAGAAAAGGAATTATATTATAAGATGAGATTAAAAATAAGAACTAATAGAGATAATATATTGTATATGATTATCTTAAACTACTTTAtggttgagttttttttttttcatttaatattaAAGATGAAGGAATTCGAACCGAATtattgtgttaaaaaaaaaaatgtagcttTTACTACTAAATTATCTATAAGACTTCTAgttacactttttaaaatataataaatgatataAGCTTTGTGTTCATATACAATGAATATTAGGttattttatcaaatgatatagtaaaataatgcgTTATTACATTATTAGCTTGTACTGGATTTTAATCATCCAAATTGGTAAACAATTTTAGGATTGCTATATTTGTAAATGTAATTAGATTTTTTGTTGGCCATGCTGTGGTAGCAGGATTGGgtgtctcttttttttcttttttcttttttttttctttttttcctccccaTTACCAAAAAGAAGGATTTGGTGTTATTGCTAGGGAATCATTTGGAAAGGTGCATTGCTATGCACAATGTTATTTCTTATACAAAAAATCTTAACTTTGGAACCATATGATCCTCAATCACAAAAATGAGTGAAAAGTATTTTTGCTCTATTTCGTGTATTCAAGTTTCAAAACTGAGTGATTGGCTTTATTTTATGCATGTTTCTGGACTTTGGAACAAGAgtgaaaaaatattcattttcaaGGTAAACTAGAAAGAGCTAACGAATTGTATTATTTAAGAGGATGCCAATTTATCCTGATTCCTTGTCAAGAAAATATACcagaatatttatatcaatttaatttCTACTCTACGGGAACCAATAAGGCTACTATTTGGGTTGGCAAATAAGCTAgaaaaagttttttcttttttgggttaattttatGCAGATTTTTTAAAGGTTACTCTATTTCAAATTATATCTAGACAtttgaaacaatttaaaaacacattttatttttagtcaACTCCTTGGAAAAtgtgaaatatattatataataatgaaaataatatatcatatattaataaaaatatttattcaattaaattaataattattatattttataaaatgaagggattttatatttatttattttgtgtgttTCTTATTCAAATCGTTCCCAAtctccacccccccccccccccccccccc includes the following:
- the LOC107435710 gene encoding G-type lectin S-receptor-like serine/threonine-protein kinase LECRK1 encodes the protein MNHCSFGIKNMATEILFVLLVMQSFTKTASQLHRTSTIQLGSSLSPNNNSYWVSNSGQFAFGFYRQGNGFYIGIWFERIDQKTVVWTANRDTPPLPHDSVLLLSHDGKLILKDEKGSHTPISNSSVPASSASMLDTGNFVLYDKNSTIVWQSFDVPTDTLLYKQPLFPTKELVSGESETNPASGRFRLRMQRDGNLVQYPVDTPTQPQYAYWASGTFTFGDNVTLNLDRNGQIYLVNSTGYRTNVSGTFADNLVYRLTVDVDGILRLYSHGLVQNQNWSVEWSSTSDKCVPLGSCGLNAYCISTYEGPSCQCLPGFDFVDGNRKNLGCKRNFSIDCVAEDEEHAYSITELNEMRLEDDPYSTFFAINKSVCVENCLRDCNCEAASFKNLRCSKQKLPLRFARPRKRKGPPWTTFIKIGNGSSAGIFFFRLRVWEYRKVSHQGSELGLVEDFSLRPYSFHELENATNGFSDQVGEGAYGTVFKGVLASNLGGDMKTVAVKRLERVVADGEREFRNEMKIIGKTHHKNLVKLLGYCHEGAHRLLVYEFMINGSLADFLFESEKRPNWEERIQISINIARGILYLHEECETQIIHCDIKPENILMDDQKQAKIADFGLSKLLMPNQTRTYTGFRGTRGYVAPEWHKNMAITVKADVYSFGIVLLEIICCRRSVDLGVPEAEEILTNWVWDCFAIGEVDKLVKHGEDEECVEKERLEKMIKVGLWCIQEDPSLRPSMKNVVLMLEGTVEIPDPPSSASFLSAV